From Triticum aestivum cultivar Chinese Spring chromosome 4A, IWGSC CS RefSeq v2.1, whole genome shotgun sequence, a single genomic window includes:
- the LOC123086868 gene encoding adenine/guanine permease AZG2-like, whose translation MKGTAPWRRLAEAEAAVNRSVAASSVGRYFKLEARKSSFTKELRAGAATFLTMAYIISVNAAILTDSGGPCTVLDCSPVGNSTAVPGPECTLGTSNPGYQQCLARTKSDLIVATAVAAMVGSFAMGTLANLPLALAPGMGANAYFTYNMVGFHGSGSIPYRTALAGVMMEGIIFFLLSAVGLRSRLARMIPRNIRLASAVGIGLFLAFTGLQANQGLGMVGASPSTLVTLTACSQTDPVTGACLGGTLHSPTFWLGVAGFLVTATCLARDVKGAMIYGIVFVTAVSWIRGTSVTVFPDTPAGNAGFSYFKKVVDFHMIKTTAGQLSFGGFRHGSVWVAMLTLLYVDVLDTTSTMYSMAEYGGFTDGAGGFEGEYRAFLVDAGSTVLSAGLGSTTVTTYIESTAGIREGGRTGVTAVTVSAFFLASLFFSPLLMSVPPWAVGPSLVLVGAMMMRVAKEIEWGDMKEAIPAFVTMALMPLTFSIANGIIAGLAVYVALHWYDWAGLACGKVGKALDDRRRNQVAAATPEVGPAPAQDAV comes from the coding sequence ATGAAGGGGACGGCGCCATGGCGCAGGCtcgccgaggccgaggccgccgtcaACCGCTCCGTCGCGGCGAGCAGCGTCGGGAGGTATTTCAAGCTTGAGGCGCGCAAGAGCTCCTTCACCAAGGAGCTGCGCGCCGGCGCCGCCACCTTCCTCACCATGGCCTACATCATCTCCGTCAACGCCGCCATCCTCACCGACTCGGGCGGCCCGTGCACCGTGCTCGACTGCAGCCCGGTGGGTAACTCCACGGCCGTTCCTGGGCCGGAGTGCACGCTGGGCACGTCCAACCCGGGTTACCAGCAGTGCTTGGCGCGCACCAAGAGCGACCTGATTGTTGCGACGGCTGTGGCTGCTATGGTTGGTTCCTTCGCCATGGGCACCCTCGCCAACCTCCCGCTGGCGCTGGCCCCCGGGATGGGCGCCAACGCCTACTTCACCTACAACATGGTGGGCTTCCACGGCTCCGGCTCCATCCCCTACCGCACCGCGCTCGCCGGCGTCATGATGGAgggcatcatcttcttcctcctctcggcCGTCGGGCTCCGGTCCAGGCTGGCGCGGATGATCCCGCGAAATATCCGCCTCGCCTCCGCCGTCGGGATCGGCTTGTTCCTAGCCTTCACCGGTCTCCAGGCGAACCAGGGCCTTGGCATGGTGGGTGCGAGCCCGTCCACGCTGGTCACGCTCACCGCCTGCTCCCAAACCGACCCCGTCACCGGCGCCTGCCTCGGCGGCACCTTGCACAGCCCCACGTTCTGGCTGGGCGTGGCCGGCTTCCTCGTCACCGCCACGTGCCTCGCCAGGGACGTCAAGGGCGCCATGATATACGGCATAGTCTTCGTCACGGCCGTGTCTTGGATCAGAGGCACCAGCGTCACCGTGTTCCCGGACACGCCGGCCGGCAATGCCGGCTTCTCCTACTTCAAGAAGGTGGTGGACTTCCACATGATCAAGACCACGGCCGGGCAGCTCAGCTTCGGTGGCTTCCGCCATGGCAGCGTGTGGGTGGCCATGCTCACGCTGCTCTACGTCGACGTCCTCGACACCACCAGCACAATGTACTCCATGGCCGAGTACGGCGGGTTCACGGACGGGGCCGGCGGGTTTGAGGGCGAGTACCGGGCCTTCCTCGTCGACGCCGGCTCCACGGTCCTCAGCGCCGGGCTCGGGAGCACCACGGTGACCACCTACATCGAGTCGACGGCGGGGATCAGGGAGGGCGGCCGGACGGGGGTGACCGCGGTCACCGTGTCGGCCTTCTTCCTGGCGTCGCTCTTCTTCTCGCCGCTGCTGATGAGCGTGCCGCCGTGGGCCGTGGGGCCGTCGCTGGTGCTGGTGGGCGCCATGATGATGCGCGTGGCCAAGGAGATCGAGTGGGGCGACATGAAGGAGGCCATCCCGGCGTTCGTCACCATGGCGCTCATGCCGCTCACCTTCTCCATCGCCAACGGCATCATCGCCGGCCTCGCCGTCTACGTCGCGCTGCACTGGTACGACTGGGCCGGCCTGGCGTGCGGCAAGGTGGGGAAGGCGCTCGACGACCGCCGCCGGAACCAGGTCGCCGCTGCCACGCCGGAGGTCGGCCCCGCCCCGGCGCAGGACGCCGTGTGA